From Salvia splendens isolate huo1 chromosome 3, SspV2, whole genome shotgun sequence, a single genomic window includes:
- the LOC121793380 gene encoding membrane-bound transcription factor site-2 protease homolog has translation MDGRRGGRRRGDQALLPLRRPARHFAHTVSCWYCDFKCIAFNELLFRLGRRHDRILRIWFSIGIGFSLAALIGATVIILCEMAKATVTYAGIARSRDSSFSLSFLTAGMHMSPSSMGFVCLSSFLCVLVHEFGHALAAASEGVRMEYIAIFCALVFPGALVAFNDSSLQLLPGLASLRIYCAGIWHNAAFCGVCTLALFLLPFILSPLYIHGESPMVLDVHSTSPLSGYLSPYDVIHSLDEFRVYTADEWKQKLTGLTEQTPPLSFGQSTGMGNLQKSYCVPHSLIEKSIQVPFTRYETYCPNELFAFAPITCPDMSEYGDGGNKTNNQESVETIHCLNAKDVIKLRKCAHDPMQAWSNKSGCLCSEDESCLMPVQLPGLGWVEITYSRLECLNHGRSLVSENQQANSGEKGCLQTFVFVGDLAAMAHSVHLMSYQPRLSIYFLAYLPDLLERFLTCSFHVSMVLALLNSLPVFFLDGESILEATLLHYFGFLSSRMRQSVLRCCLYVGTAICAFLIMRTIFVSVS, from the exons ATGGATGGTAGGCGAGGAGGAAGAAGGCGTGGCGATCAGGCACTTCTGCCTTTGCGCCGCCCTGCTAGGCATTTCGCTCATACCGTTTCTTGCTG GTATTGTGATTTCAAGTGCATCGCATTCAATGAGCTGTTGTTTCGTTTGGGTCGCAGGCACGATAG GATCTTGAGGATTTGGTTTTCCATTGGGATTGGGTTTAGCTTGGCTGCCCTCATTGGAGCTACAGTA ATTATTCTCTGTGAAATGGCAAAAGCAACTGTTACATATGCTGGAATAGCACGGTCTCGCGACTCCTCATTCAGCCTTTCTTTTTTG ACTGCTGGCATGCACATGTCACCTTCCAGTATGGGCTTCGTGTGCTTATCTTCTTTCTTGTGCGTACTGGTGCATGAGTTTGGCCATGCTCTTGCAGCCGCAAG TGAAGGTGTGCGGATGGAGTATATTGCAATCTTCTGTGCTCTTGTATTTCCGGGAGCTTTGGTGGCTTTTAATGACTCATCATTGCAGCTATTACCTGGACTGGCTTCTCTCCGAATATATTGTGCTGGTATTTGGCACAATGCGGCa TTTTGTGGAGTTTGCACATTGGCTTTGTTCCTTCTTCCCTTCATCTTAAGTCCACTCTACATCCACGGTGAAAGCCCCATG GTATTGGATGTGCATTCTACGTCACCATTGTCGGGTTATCTTTCACCATACGATGTTATACATTCTTTAGATGAGTTTCGTGTTTATACTGCTGATGAATGGAAGCAGAAACTTACTGGTTTGACTGAGCAGACTCCCCCACTTTCGTTTGGTCAATCTACTGGAATGGGAAACTTGCAAAAGAGTTATTGTGTTCCACATTCCTTGATTGAAAAGAGCATTCAAGTTCCATTCACAAGGTATGAAACATATTGTCCAAATGAACTTTTTGCCTTTGCACCAATAACCTGTCCCGATATGAGCGAATATGGCGATGGTGGCAACAAAACCAATAATCAGGAAAGTGTAGAAACAATTCATTGTTTGAATGCTAAGGACGTTATCAAGCTTAGGAAATGTGCGCATGATCCCATGCAAGCTTGGAGTAATAAAAGCGGATGCCTTTGCTCAGAG GATGAATCGTGCTTGATGCCAGTGCAACTGCCAGGTTTAGGATGGGTGGAGATTACATATTCTAGATTGGAATGCCTCAACCACGGAAGAAGTTTAGTTTCGGAAAACCAGCAAGCCAATAGTGGAGAGAAAGGCTGCCTCCAGACTTTTGTCTTTGTTGGTGATCTCGCCGCAATGGCACATTCAGTTCATTTGATGTCATATCAGCCTCGATTGTCAATTTATTTCCTCGCATACCTTCCAGATCTGTTGGAGAGATTTCTGACGTGTTCCTTCCATGTCTCTATGGTTCTTGCTCTACTGAACAGCCTACCG GTGTTCTTTCTCGATGGCGAATCCATTCTAGAGGCCACTTTGCTGCACTACTTTGGCTTTCTGAGCTCCAGGATGAGGCAATCAGTTCTGCGATGTTGCCTTTATGTAGGGACCGCGATTTGCGCCTTTTTAATCATGCGAACAATCTTCGTCTCAGTCAGCTAG
- the LOC121796241 gene encoding pentatricopeptide repeat-containing protein At1g71210, mitochondrial-like, with amino-acid sequence MLQLRIARQSRSLIHPPPSPATATAALSSAADPPIPIPSFSSTNRSVAEPQQSDLAHYFREWFMSRKIPLYDRILEALHSEDADLSRFNLRLSEELVVDVLRYNTKDVLSCLKFFDWAGRQPGFFHTRATFCSIFRVISKAKLTNLMLEFLHGYEKYAHNGKQLYHNILVIGYSLAGHCETALAVFGKMRFLGHDLDRVGYNVLLNALVDGGHYDFVESLVLEIKKRGYVDSSTHTVMVKSYCKQNQLNQAEEYLRGVMKADDKVKLNRYVLSAFLSALCRNRQFERAFVLMEEFKMMGINVMGHVYGAWISELVKVGKMDDALQFFKDKRAVDDYVPDVFHFNMLIYRLLKEDRLEDVYDLLVEMTKRGVVPNDVTMNAVLCFLCKVGMVDVAMGLYNSKEQIGLSVNRMAYNYLIFSLLGEGNVTESYSVLQNSLEQGYFPGERTLSIVVDALCRDGKLDKVKELVMFLLEQKHMPRTFSYDKFISAYCRANRVEEGYMLHDMLTGLGQSSRRFAYHSMIEGFSRSDRGDIAARLLIEMQESHYRATRKLYIGVIKSLLKMENPDTQFFGLLEMQLACGLCDPSVTYAIFIDGAACADRPDLALQIYKEMQKYELVLNFRGSIRLLQCFLKTEKLSNALFLFCQLSIQWKRRKLWNAMIVGLCRLKQVNYASELLVHMYKASMTPSLQSYEELIKMNCYLGKYSDAIDLLDDMTRIGRQVSSFIGNVFLLHALKSRSLYDAWVSLGETKKLTNTSWMLGHLVGIFSDSIGGYYLEEDIETLIEQCFETDLYTYNMMLKRYIKKGSNSASILVHRLREKGYKPNRWTCDIIIDGLDRQGRKEEANMWKNEMAREKYP; translated from the coding sequence CAGATCCCTAATTCACCCTCCTCCCTCACCCGCCACAGCCACGGCGGCTCTATCATCCGCCGCAGACCCTCCCATTCCTATTCCCTCCTTTTCCAGCACAAATCGATCCGTCGCGGAGCCGCAGCAATCCGACCTCGCCCATTACTTCAGAGAATGGTTCATGTCCCGAAAAATCCCCCTTTACGATCGCATCTTGGAAGCCCTACACTCGGAGGATGCTGACCTCTCCCGCTTCAACCTCCGCCTCTCGGAGGAATTAGTCGTCGACGTTTTGAGATACAACACCAAGGATGTCCTCTCCTGCTTGAAGTTCTTCGATTGGGCGGGCCGGCAGCCGGGTTTCTTCCACACGAGAGCGACGTTCTGCTCCATTTTCCGAGTTATTTCGAAGGCGAAGCTGACGAATTTGATGCTGGAATTTTTGCACGGATATGAGAAGTACGCGCATAATGGTAAGCAATTGTATCATAATATATTGGTGATTGGTTATTCGTTAGCGGGGCATTGTGAGACTGCGTTGGCTGTGTTTGGTAAGATGCGGTTTTTGGGGCATGATTTGGATCGTGTGGGGTATAATGTGCTGCTGAATGCCCTCGTTGATGGAGGTCATTATGATTTTGTGGAGAGTTTGGTGTTGGAGATCAAGAAACGGGGGTATGTGGACAGCTCCACGCATACGGTTATGGTGAAGAGTTACTGTAAGCAGAATCAGTTGAATCAGGCGGAGGAGTATCTGCGCGGTGTGATGAAGGCAGATGATAAGGTGAAATTGAATAGGTATGTGTTGTCTGCCTTTCTATCCGCATTGTGTAGGAACAGGCAGTTtgagagggcttttgtgttgaTGGAGGAGTTCAAAATGATGGGAATTAATGTGATGGGGCATGTGTATGGTGCTTGGATCAGCGAGCTTGTTAAGGTTGGGAAGATGGATGATGCATTACAGTTTTTCAAGGATAAGCGTGCGGTTGATGACTATGTACCGGATGTCTTTCATTTCAATATGCTGATTTATAGGCTTTTGAAGGAGGATAGGCTTGAAGATGTGTATGATTTGTTGGTGGAGATGACCAAAAGGGGGGTGGTACCTAATGATGTCACAATGAATGCTGTCTTATGCTTTCTATGTAAAGTAGGAATGGTGGACGTTGCAATGGGGTTGTATAACTCGAAGGAGCAGATTGGCCTCTCTGTCAATCGAATGGCTTATAATTATCTAATATTTTCTCTGTTGGGGGAAGGTAATGTCACCGAATCATATAGTGTGTTGCAAAACTCCTTGGAACAGGGTTATTTCCCTGGTGAGAGGACCTTGTCCATCGTTGTTGATGCCCTCTGCAGAGACGGGAAGCTTGATAAGGTGAAGGAGTTGGTTATGTTCCTCTTGGAACAAAAACACATGCCCAGAACGTTTTCATACGACAAGTTCATATCTGCTTATTGTAGGGCTAACAGAGTTGAAGAAGGATATATGTTACACGACATGCTTACCGGATTAGGTCAGTCATCTCGGAGGTTTGCTTACCATAGCATGATTGAGGGATTTTCGAGATCAGATAGAGGAGATATAGCGGCTAGGTTACTCATTGAGATGCAAGAAAGCCATTATCGCGCAACCCGGAAATTGTATATCGGAGTCATTAAGAGCCTATTAAAAATGGAGAACCCAGACACTCAATTCTTTGGATTGCTTGAAATGCAGCTGGCTTGTGGACTTTGTGACCCCTCTGTCACTTACGCGATCTTCATTGATGGGGCTGCATGTGCAGATAGGCCTGACCTGGCTCTGCAAATATATAAGGAGATGCAAAAATATGAACTTGTACTGAATTTTAGAGGTAGCATCAGATTATTGCAGTGTTTTTTGAAAACCGAAAAATTATCCAATGCTTTGTTTCTGTTCTGCCAATTATCCATTCAATGGAAAAGGAGAAAATTGTGGAATGCCATGATTGTTGGTCTTTGTAGACTTAAACAAGTGAACTATGCTTCAGAGTTGTTGGTTCATATGTATAAAGCCAGTATGACTCCATCTCTCCAATCTTATGAGGAACTTATCAAGATGAACTGCTATTTGGGGAAGTATAGTGATGCTATAGATCTTCTCGATGATATGACGAGAATTGGTCGTCAAGTTTCATCCTTTATTGGCAATGTATTTTTGCTTCATGCATTGAAAAGTAGGTCATTATATGACGCTTGGGTTTCTTTAGGTGAGACAAAAAAGCTAACAAATACAAGTTGGATGCTGGGTCACCTGGTTGGCATATTTTCTGATAGTATTGGAGGATATTATTTGGAGGAGGACATCGAAACACTAATCGAGCAGTGCTTCGAAACTGATCTCTACACCTATAATATGATGTTAAAAAGATATATCAAGAAGGGAAGCAACTCTGCTAGTATATTAGTCCATCGGCTGCGCGAAAAAGGATATAAACCAAATAGATGGACTTGTGACATAATTATCGATGGTTTAGACAGACAAGGGCGGAAGGAAGAAGCTAACATGTGGAAGAATGAGATGGCCCGAGAAAAATACCCATAA